From a single Sphaeramia orbicularis chromosome 4, fSphaOr1.1, whole genome shotgun sequence genomic region:
- the LOC115417589 gene encoding putative ferric-chelate reductase 1 — protein sequence MLMWILTVLAIITGVKGYADGYFPQVCDSMEVQHNSGSTPINPQNSELPYKIEIHPPTGQQIRVTLKADPGHYFRGFMLEARRPNTNAVGTFIVADTSLIRLLTCNNVKGSAVSNHNNRKKDKVEVDWISDGQDQDIFFRATFVETYSVFWRPNDTEVISLTTTPKPSS from the exons atgTTGATGTGGATTTTGACAGTTCTTGCCATCATCACAGGAGTGAAAGGATATGCAGATGGTTATTTCCCACAGGTATGTGACTCAATGGAAGTTCAACATAACAGCGGGTCCACACCTATTAATCCCCAGAACTCTGAACTACCCTATAAGATTGAGATCCATCCACCCACAGGACAACAAATTAGAG TTACTCTGAAGGCCGATCCTGGACATTATTTTCGAGGGTTTATGTTGGAAGCTCGAAGACCAAACACCAATGCTGTTGGAACATTTATAGTGGCTGACACTAGTCTCATTCGACTCCTGACATGCAATAATGTAAAG GGCTCAGCTGTAAGTAATcataacaacagaaaaaaagataaGGTCGAAGTAGACTGGATCTCAGATGGACAAGACCAGGACATCTTCTTCAG AGCAACATTTGTAGAGACATACTCCGTATTTTGGCGACCAAATGACACAGAAGTTATTTCTCTCACCACAACTCCTAAACCAA